Part of the Cytobacillus sp. IB215665 genome, ATACCACTTGATAAAATTAAAGAGTTTAAGCATTATGATGGTCCAGAGCAGATACCGAATAAAGAATTAAATACGTTATTTGATGCAAGAGCCATCGATTTTATAAAAGAAAAACCTATGTTTGAGATTTTATTAAACGAACCTCAGCAAGTAAAGCTTCTATATGGTATGAAAAAAAATGTTAGCAGAATCATTTTGAATGCTGATCATCCACAGGATTTTTATGACCAACTTGCTCATTACCTTGGAAATGAAAATTCCACTAAAGCATGAAGAAGTAGACAACTAATTAAACAAGCTCGAGGCTCTCGACTAAGTCGACAGCTTTTTTGTACCTTAAAAAATAACTATCCCCGACTACAATGTTAGCGTAACTCTGAGTCTACTAGAAAAAGAAATGATAGATCAACTTTCTATAAAATCCAACGGGTTAACTGCATTGGTTTTATTAAAATTCCATCGACCTTTGTGAAGTTCAAAGTGAAGATGCTGCCTTGAAGCATAACCCGTATCACCCATATATCCTAATAATTGACCTTGCTTTACTAGTTGATTCACCTTTACCTTTCTTGTCCCCAGTTCTAGATGTGAATATACTGTCTCCCACGTTTGACCATTAATATGATGAACAACAAAAATGACTTCTCCATAGCTTTTTGATGTATACGAACGACTAACCTTACCATTAGCAACTGCTAAAATATTTATTTTACCTGATTGAGCGATGTCAATACCGTGATGATTTGGCCTACGTTTTGTCCGAAAACCGGATATAATTTTACCTTTACTAGGTCTTATAAACACAAAATTAACCTCCCCCTTTTTCAATATAATAGTAATTACTTGTACTAAAGGTTCTCTTTCTTATGTAAAATACATGTTTATCATAAGTATAAGCATTGCATTTATAATTTAGATGAATTGCCTATTTTACAGCAGGTAAACTTCGACATCACAAAAGAATATCAGTTGGAGACTATACTCCACCTGATCAAAAATTAGTTACATGTATAGTACAATTTTCACAATAATTAAGTGAGAAATTATTCTTCACAAAAAGAAAAGGCATGAGTTCGGTTTAATACCGCTCACGCCTAGATGCCACTTGAATCCCGACTCTAACTCGGGCAGAACTGCAATGAATAGGTCTAATAAAAAGAACTTTCTTATTGACTTCTTCTAGCAAAATCTACAAATTTGAACTTATCCATCCGATGTCTAGATTCTGTATATTGGAATAACTTAGCATCATCTAAATATACATAATTTTTAACTACAACAATGTGTCGATCACCATTTAAATCTAAGTGATGCTGATCTTCCTCCGTTGCCTCTTCAACTGTAATTTCTTTCTTTGCAAAGCTTATTTTGTAATTTAATTCTCGCTCTAAATATTCATAGATAGAATTCTTACAAATTTGCTTCGTTAATGTCGGTACGATTTTTTGAATAAAATAATCTTTATCCAAAATAATTCTCTCTTCATTGATTTCCCTAACTCGCAAGACTTCCCATACTTTTTCAGTTGGTGATATATTCAATTGATCTTGAATATAAAGGTTAGGTTCACTTAAAACGACCTCATGAACATGTGTTGCTAATTGTCCTTCCATCTTTTGAGCAATTTCTTTAAAGCTTACTAGCTCTGACACCGGGAATTGAAGCTTTCGTAAATCTAACACGATAGACCCTTTTCCCTTCACCTTTTGAATATAGCCGTTTAAAGATAACAAATTCAACGCTTTTCTAATCGTTTCTCTTGATGTATCATAATTTTTTGCTAAATCATGTTCAGATGGTAACTTTGTATTCGGTTCTATTTCTCCACGTTGAATCTTTCCTGTAATATCGTTATATATTGCATTATATTTGTTTTGTCTCATATTAAATCACCAAATTTATTGTATCATCATTTTGTTAAGTGATAAATAATCGATTCATACGGCCTTAGTTCGATATAATTAATGTTCATTGGTGAATCATTATAATTTGATAATAATATACTGTTAGAATAACCATCTATTTCGACCGTTTCAGGTAAAAGAAAAGTAGCTTCTTTAGCATAAAAATTATTTATCACTAACAATTTTTCATTCTTAAAGCTTCTTACATACGCATAAATTTGCGGATGATCTTCTAAAATTAGTTGAAAATCCCCATATGTGATGATGTCATACTTTTTCCTTAATGAAATTAGTTGTTTATAATGATAGAAGACAGAATTGTTATCACGTAGAGCTTCAGTTGCATTTATATGTTTATAATTAGCAGAAACATTAATCCAAGGTTTTCCTTTGG contains:
- a CDS encoding M23 family metallopeptidase, which codes for MFIRPSKGKIISGFRTKRRPNHHGIDIAQSGKINILAVANGKVSRSYTSKSYGEVIFVVHHINGQTWETVYSHLELGTRKVKVNQLVKQGQLLGYMGDTGYASRQHLHFELHKGRWNFNKTNAVNPLDFIES
- the treR gene encoding trehalose operon repressor → MRQNKYNAIYNDITGKIQRGEIEPNTKLPSEHDLAKNYDTSRETIRKALNLLSLNGYIQKVKGKGSIVLDLRKLQFPVSELVSFKEIAQKMEGQLATHVHEVVLSEPNLYIQDQLNISPTEKVWEVLRVREINEERIILDKDYFIQKIVPTLTKQICKNSIYEYLERELNYKISFAKKEITVEEATEEDQHHLDLNGDRHIVVVKNYVYLDDAKLFQYTESRHRMDKFKFVDFARRSQ